A portion of the Oncorhynchus gorbuscha isolate QuinsamMale2020 ecotype Even-year linkage group LG19, OgorEven_v1.0, whole genome shotgun sequence genome contains these proteins:
- the LOC124005424 gene encoding cytohesin-2 isoform X2, translating into MEELGTVPVDLSPEERSELEDIRRRKGALLQEIQRLRDELREAIIEVEGLETSTEGSKTLQKNRHVAMGRKKFNMDPKKGIVFLVENELLRHTQEDVAQFLYKGEGLNKTAIGDYLGEREDFNLKVLQAFVDLHEFTDLNLVQALRQFLWSFRLPGEAQKIDRMMEAFAQRYCHCNPGVFQSTDTCYVLSFAIIMLNTSLHNPNVRDKPGLDRFISMNRGINEGGDLPEDLLRNLYDSIKNEPFKIPEDDGNDLTHTFFNPDREGWLLKLGGGRVKTWKRRWFILTDNCLYYFEYTTDKEPRGIIPLENLSIREVEDPRKPNCFELYIPNNRGQLIKACKTEADGRVVEGNHNVYRISAPTPEEKDEWIHHINSAVSVDPFYEMLAARKKRISLKKNEEQP; encoded by the exons ATGGAGGAATTAGGTACAG tCCCGGTAGACCTGAGTCCAGAGGAGCGCTCTGAGCTGGAGGACATCCGTCGGAGGAAGGGAGCTCTGCTGCAGGAGATCCAGAGGCTCAGAGACGAGCTCAGAGAGGCCATCATAGAGGTGGAAGGACTGGAGACCAGCACAGAGGGCAG TAAAACTCTACAGAAGAACAGGCATGTGGCCATGGGAAGGAAGAAGTTTAATATGGACCCCAAAAAG ggtATTGTGTTCCTGGTGGAGAATGAGTTGCTCAGACACACTCAAGAGGATGTTGCCCAGTTCCTGTACAAAGGAGAGGGACTCAACAAGACTGCTATAGGAGACTACCTGGGAGAGAG gGAGGACTTTAATCTCAAGGTTCTGCAGGCGTTTGTTGACCTTCACGAGTTCACTGATCTCAACCTGGTCCAGGCTCTCAG GCAGTTCCTGTGGAGTTTCCGTCTGCCTGGCGAGGCTCAGAAGATTGACAGGATGATGGAGGCCTTTGCCCAGAGATACTGTCACTGCAACCCTGGCGTCTTCCAGAGCACTG ATACGTGCTATGTGCTGTCGTTTGCTATCATCATGCTGAACACCAGCCTCCACAACCCCAACGTGAGAGACAAGCCTGGATTGGACCGCTTCATCTCCATGAACAGAGGCATCAATGAGGGTGGAGACCTGCCAGAGGACCTGCtcaga AATCTTTATGACAGCATCAAGAACGAGCCCTTCAAGATCCCTGAGGATGATGGGAACGACCTGACACACACCTTCTTCAACCCCGACAGAGAGGGCTGGCTCCTCAAATTAGG AGGAGGACGGGTGAAGACCTGGAAAAGAAGATGGTTCATTCTCACAGACAACTGCCTTTACTACTTTGAGTATACTACA GATAAGGAGCCCAGAGGTATCATTCCCCTAGAGAACCTGAGTATCCGGGAGGTTGAAGACCCCAGGAAACCT AACTGCTTTGAGCTGTACATCCCCAACAACCGTGGTCAGCTGATCAAGGCCTGTAAGACGGAGGCAGACGGCAGAGTGGTGGAGGGGAACCACAACGTGTACCGCATCTCTGCCCCCACACCTGAGGAGAAAGACGAATGGATCCACCACATCAA ctctgcgGTCAGCGTGGACCCCTTCTATGAGATGCTGGCTGCCAGGAAGAAACGCATATCGTTAAAGAAGAATGAGGAACAACCGTAG
- the LOC124005424 gene encoding cytohesin-2 isoform X1: MTVDSEIFMPKSKAPKMDDLDYIPVDLSPEERSELEDIRRRKGALLQEIQRLRDELREAIIEVEGLETSTEGSKTLQKNRHVAMGRKKFNMDPKKGIVFLVENELLRHTQEDVAQFLYKGEGLNKTAIGDYLGEREDFNLKVLQAFVDLHEFTDLNLVQALRQFLWSFRLPGEAQKIDRMMEAFAQRYCHCNPGVFQSTDTCYVLSFAIIMLNTSLHNPNVRDKPGLDRFISMNRGINEGGDLPEDLLRNLYDSIKNEPFKIPEDDGNDLTHTFFNPDREGWLLKLGGRVKTWKRRWFILTDNCLYYFEYTTDKEPRGIIPLENLSIREVEDPRKPNCFELYIPNNRGQLIKACKTEADGRVVEGNHNVYRISAPTPEEKDEWIHHINSAVSVDPFYEMLAARKKRISLKKNEEQP, from the exons tCCCGGTAGACCTGAGTCCAGAGGAGCGCTCTGAGCTGGAGGACATCCGTCGGAGGAAGGGAGCTCTGCTGCAGGAGATCCAGAGGCTCAGAGACGAGCTCAGAGAGGCCATCATAGAGGTGGAAGGACTGGAGACCAGCACAGAGGGCAG TAAAACTCTACAGAAGAACAGGCATGTGGCCATGGGAAGGAAGAAGTTTAATATGGACCCCAAAAAG ggtATTGTGTTCCTGGTGGAGAATGAGTTGCTCAGACACACTCAAGAGGATGTTGCCCAGTTCCTGTACAAAGGAGAGGGACTCAACAAGACTGCTATAGGAGACTACCTGGGAGAGAG gGAGGACTTTAATCTCAAGGTTCTGCAGGCGTTTGTTGACCTTCACGAGTTCACTGATCTCAACCTGGTCCAGGCTCTCAG GCAGTTCCTGTGGAGTTTCCGTCTGCCTGGCGAGGCTCAGAAGATTGACAGGATGATGGAGGCCTTTGCCCAGAGATACTGTCACTGCAACCCTGGCGTCTTCCAGAGCACTG ATACGTGCTATGTGCTGTCGTTTGCTATCATCATGCTGAACACCAGCCTCCACAACCCCAACGTGAGAGACAAGCCTGGATTGGACCGCTTCATCTCCATGAACAGAGGCATCAATGAGGGTGGAGACCTGCCAGAGGACCTGCtcaga AATCTTTATGACAGCATCAAGAACGAGCCCTTCAAGATCCCTGAGGATGATGGGAACGACCTGACACACACCTTCTTCAACCCCGACAGAGAGGGCTGGCTCCTCAAATTAG GAGGACGGGTGAAGACCTGGAAAAGAAGATGGTTCATTCTCACAGACAACTGCCTTTACTACTTTGAGTATACTACA GATAAGGAGCCCAGAGGTATCATTCCCCTAGAGAACCTGAGTATCCGGGAGGTTGAAGACCCCAGGAAACCT AACTGCTTTGAGCTGTACATCCCCAACAACCGTGGTCAGCTGATCAAGGCCTGTAAGACGGAGGCAGACGGCAGAGTGGTGGAGGGGAACCACAACGTGTACCGCATCTCTGCCCCCACACCTGAGGAGAAAGACGAATGGATCCACCACATCAA ctctgcgGTCAGCGTGGACCCCTTCTATGAGATGCTGGCTGCCAGGAAGAAACGCATATCGTTAAAGAAGAATGAGGAACAACCGTAG